Proteins from one Psilocybe cubensis strain MGC-MH-2018 chromosome 11, whole genome shotgun sequence genomic window:
- a CDS encoding Efflux pump vrtL: MPSDGCSNADTVSSSRPPKTVGTRTVKAADAPTGEHGSASENDAKYLENGDKEQTEEDMVIVDWDGPSDTSNPKNWPYRTKWVATLVVSSFTFISPVSSAMIAPASDQVAHDFGITNDVLIAMTTSVFLLGYAWNTGCGFAKNATQLLLFRFLAGVGGGAPLAIGGGVLGDIWLSEERGKAIAVYSLAPLLGPAIGPVCGGWIAERSTWRWVFWSTSLVDVIVQVTGLFYLRESYAPVLLERKADQIRKRMDIEREPQRLVRTVFDSAGDSRT; encoded by the exons ATGCCCTCAGATGGCTGTTCCAATGCCGATACAGTATCATCAAGCAGGCCTCCTAAAACTGTTGGAACCAGGACTGTTAAAGCTGCTGACGCCCCGACAGGCGAGCACGGAAGTGCTTCCGAGAATGACGCAAAGTACCTTGAAAATGGAGATAAGGAACAGACAGAGGAGGATATGGTCATTGTTGACTGGGATGGACCCTCCGATACTTCAAACCCGAAAAA TTGGCCATACCGCACGAAATGGGTGGCGACGCTCGTCGTGTCATCGTTCACCTTCATATCACCTGTCTCGTCGGCAATGATTGCACCTGCAAGCGACCAGGTAGCCCATGACTTTGGAATAACGAACGATGTGCTTATAGCTATGACGACAAGCGTCTTCCTGCTGGGTTATG CTTGGAACACCGGATGTGGCTTCGCAAAAAATGCAACCCAGTTGCTTCTGTTCAGATTCCTAGCTGGAGTGGGGGGAGGTGCACCTCTGGCG ATTGGGGGAGGGGTTCTTGGAGATATCTGGCTCTCGGAAGAGAGGGGTAAAGCAATTGCGGTATACTCACTTGCTCCCTTGCTTGGACCAGCAATAGGACCAGTTTGTGGAGGCTG GATTGCTGAGCGATCGACATGGCGGTGGGTATTTTGGTCTACGAGCTTGGTTGATGTCATAGTACAAGTTACAGGGTTGTTCTATCTTCGAGAAT CTTATGCGCCAGTTCTACTCGAGCGCAAAGCGGATCAGATACGAAAACGCATGGATATAGAACGTGAGCCCCAGAGGCTGGTGCGGACAGTTTTCGATTCTGCTGGAGACTCACGGACGTAA
- a CDS encoding Efflux pump vrtL, with protein sequence MASYSSGSTGPHENRSSLRSDSAPTLPGEVVPEDVNDVEVVMGFKNKGEKERESREVDSNDDVLWVNWDGPSDPLNPKNWSYKKKWAATIVVSSFTFISPVSSSMVAPATEQVAQKFGITSTVLIAMTTSVFVLGYAVGPLFLGPLSEIYGRSRVLQWSNLFYLIWNIACGFAQSKNQLIIFRLLAGLGGSAPLSIGGGVLGDIWHAEERGRAIAIYSLAPLLGPVIGPVCGGWIAERSTWRWVFWSTSIVDVLVQLSGLFFLRETFAPFILEQKAKAIRQEMEQGARAHREVRTIFESAESRSWQRIFAKALTRPFQLFAFETIVQILGVYMAFVYGIFYLFLTTIPVIFRNNYHEGPGIGGLHYIALGLGLSGASQLNARFMDRIYVHFKKRNNGVGEPEFRLPTTIPGSLILPFGLLLSGWAAEKQLHWVAVDIGTACVGGGMILVFQGIQTYVVDTFTLHAASALAAVSMLRSLAGFGFPLFAPAMYAKLGYGKGNTILAALAIVLGCPAPLLLWKYGKRIRMSSRYASKQTHPRSPPISAGPTLEAPQHDHNHNEKKSAV encoded by the exons ATGGCATCCTATTCCTCTGGAAGTACAGGTCCCCATGAAAACAGATCATCATTACGCTCAGATTCGGCACCCACCTTACCAGGCGAAGTTGTACCTGAAGATGTAAATGACGTCGAAGTAGTGATGGGATTCAAAAATAAAGgggaaaaggagagagagagcaggGAGGTGGACTCAAACGACGATGTGCTCTGGGTGAACTGGGATGGTCCTAGTGACCCACTCAATCCAAAAAA TTGGTCgtacaaaaagaaatgggCAGCGACTATTGTTGTCTCATCATTCACATTCATATCGCCAGTTTCCTCGTCAATGGTTGCACCTGCGACAGAACAGGTGGCTCAAAAGTTTGGTATTACCAGTACCGTGCTCATAGCTATGACGACAAGTGTTTTCGTTTTGGGTTACG CTGTCGGACCTCTG TTTCTGGGACCTCTGAGTGAAATCTATGGTCGTTCTCGAGTTCTTCAGTGGTCTAATCTTTTCTACCTGA TTTGGAATATCGCTTGCGGCTTCGCTCAGAGTAAAAACCAACTGATAATTTTTCGCCTATTGGCTGGATTAGGCGGCAGTGCGCCACTTTCG ATCGGTGGAGGCGTGCTTGGAGACATATGGCATGCTGAGGAAAGAGGAAGGGCAATCGCGATATACTCACTGGCTCCACTCCTTGGACCTGTTATTGGGCCCGTGTGTGGTGGTTGGATAGCGGAGCGTTCAACATGGAGATGGGTGTTCTGGTCAACAAGTATTGTGGATGTCCTTGTTCAGCTCTCGGGTTTGTTCTTCCTCCGCGAAA CTTTTGCGCCATTTATACTCGAACAAAAGGCCAAGGCTATCCGTCAGGAGATGGAGCAAGGTGCTCGGGCACATCGAGAAGTGAGGACAATATTTGAGTCAGCGGAATCGCGATC ATGGCAGCGCATATTTGCGAAAGCATTGACTCGGCCGTTCCAGCTCTTTGCCTTCGAAACCATCGTTCAGATTTTAGGCGTATACATGGCCTTCGTGTACGGGATCTTTTATC TTTTCTTGACCACGATACCAGTCATCTTCAGGAATAACTATCATGAGGGCCCTGGGATTGGAGGACTGCACTACATCGCACTCGGACTCGGCCTATCTGGGGCATCGCAACTGAATGCAAGGTTTATGGACCGCATATATGTTCACTTCAAGAAGAGGAACAATGGTGTGGGCGAGCCTGAATTCCGTCTTC CAACAACCATCCCGGGTTCCTTGATTCTTCCTTTTGGGCTGCTTTTGAGCGGTTGGGCTGCTGAGAAACAGTTACATTGGGTGGCTGTCGACATT GGTACTGCgtgtgttggtggtggtatgATACTCGTGTTCCAGGGCATTCAAACCTACGTTGTCGATACATTTACACTTCATGCAGCCTCTG CCCTGGCAGCGGTCTCAATGTTACGTTCGCTAGCCGGATTCGGATTCCCGTTGTTCGCCCCTGCCATGTATGCTAAACTTGGATACGGGAAAGGAAATACCATCCTAGCGGCTTTGGCCATTGTTTTAGGTTGCCCTGC GCCGCTTCTTCTTTGGAAATACGGCAAACGAATTCGCATGAGTAGCAGATATGCCTCAAAACAGACACATCCGCGATCGCCACCCATCTCAGCCGGTCCAACTCTGGAAGCTCCCCAACACGACCACAACCATAACGAAAAGAAGAGTGCTGTTTAA